In the genome of Amaranthus tricolor cultivar Red isolate AtriRed21 chromosome 15, ASM2621246v1, whole genome shotgun sequence, one region contains:
- the LOC130801246 gene encoding cellulose synthase-like protein D2 isoform X1 → MFKPTRSNLSDSSDLPPGRPMRQPQVTFARRTPSGRYVNYSRDNLSREDLDSELSSMEFMNYTVHIPPTPDNQPMDPSISQRVEEQYVSNSLFTGGFNSETRAHLMDKVTESEASHPQMAGVKGSSCQVKGCDGKVMSDGRGNDILPCECDFKICRDCYIDAVKGGEAMCPGCKEPYKQTDLDEKAVDTTGRPLPLPPSKQDKQMSVMRSNMYKRSQTGGAEFDHNRWLFETKGTYGYGNAIWPKEGGFGNDDGGGGGDPVHEPNEFLNKPWRPLTRKLKIPAAVISPYRLLVFIRLAVLGLFLAWRVKNPNSDAIWLWGMSVICEIWFAFSWVLDQLPKLSPVNRVTDLNVLKEKFELPGPNNPTGKSDLPGVDIFVSTADPEKEPPLVTANTILSILAADYPVEKLSCYVSDDGGALLTFEAMAEAASFANLWVPFCRKHDIEPRNPESYFALKRDPYKNKVKSDFVKDRRRIKREYDEFKVRVNGLPDSIRRRSDAYNAREEIKALKMQREQAGDEALLEPIKVQKATWMADGTHWPGTWLQSASEHSKGDHAGIIQVMLKPPSDEPLQGSPPGDEIPIDYTEVDIRLPMLVYVSREKRPGYDHNKKAGAMNALVRASAIMSNGPFILNLDCDHYIYNSQAIREGMCFMMDRGGDRLCYVQFPQRFEGIDPSDRYANHNTVFFDINMRALDGLQGPVYVGTGCLFRRVALYGFDPPRSKVRHGFCDCCFPRRKKHRVAVDSSSEENHALRMGDSDDEMDLSLLPKRFGNSSFLIDSIPVAEFQGRPLADHPSIKNGRPPGALTIPRDLLDASTVAEAISVISCWYEDKTEWGGRIGWIYGSVTEDVVTGYRMHNRGWRSIYCVTKRDAFRGTAPINLTDRLHQVLRWATGSVEIFFSRNNALLASHRMKLLQRIAYLNVGIYPFTSIFLIVYCFLPALSLFTGQFIVQTLSITFLIYLLIISLTLCLLALLEIKWSGINLEEWWRNEQFWLIGGTSAHLAAVLQGLLKVIAGIEISFTLTSKSGGDDNDDEFIDLYIVKWTSLMIPPLVIIMINLIAIAVGFSRTIYSTIPQWSRLLGGVFFSFWVLAHLYPFAKGLMGRRGRTPTIVFVWAGLIAITISLLWVAIKPPGGAQNTDIGGSFTFP, encoded by the exons ATGTTTCGAATTCCCTTTTTACGGGTGGTTTTAATAGTGAAACTCGTGCTCATTTGATGGATAAGGTGACGGAATCTGAGGCTAGCCATCCTCAGATGGCGGGGGTAAAAGGGTCTTCGTGTCAAGTCAAGGGTTGTGACGGGAAGGTGATGAGTGATGGAAGGGGTAATGATATTCTCCCGTGTGAATGTGACTTTAAGATTTGTCGGGATTGTTATATTGATGCTGTTAAAGGAGGTGAGGCTATGTGCCCTGGGTGTAAAGAGCCTTATAAGCAGACCGATTTGGATGAAAAGGCGGTGGATACAACCGGACGGCCTTTACCTTTACCACCCTCAAAGCAAGATAAACAGATGTCTGTTATGAGATCTAATATGTATAAGAGGAGTCAGACCGGTGGTGCGGAGTTTGATCATAATAGATGGTTGTTTGAGACTAAGGGTACCTATGGTTACGGAAATGCTATTTGGCCTAAGGAAGGAGGATTTGGAAATGacgatggtggtggtggtggtgatcCGGTTCATGAGCCAAACGAGTTTCTGAACAAGCCTTGGAGGCCTCTTACTCGCAAATTGAAGATACCGGCAGCTGTTATTAGCCCATATAG GCTTCTTGTGTTTATTCGACTGGCTGTTCTTGGACTATTTCTTGCTTGGAGGGTAAAAAATCCTAACTCCGATGCAATATGGCTGTGGGGTATGTCTGTCATTTGTGAGATTTGGTTCGCTTTCTCTTGGGTCCTTGACCAGCTCCCTAAGCTTAGCCCGGTTAATCGTGTTACCGACCTTAACGTTCTGAAAGAGAAGTTTGAATTGCCCGGACCCAACAATCCTACGGGAAAGTCTGATCTTCCTGGAGTTGATATATTTGTGTCAACGGCTGATCCAGAAAAGGAACCTCCTCTTGTGACTGCGAACACAATCCTTTCGATTCTTGCAGCTGATTACCCAGTAGAAAAGCTTTCATGCTATGTCTCTGATGATGGTGGTGCTCTTCTTACTTTTGAGGCAATGGCTGAAGCAGCAAGTTTTGCTAACTTGTGGGTCCCATTTTGCCGGAAACACGATATTGAACCCAGAAATCCCGAGTCATATTTCGCTCTGAAAAGAGATCCTTACAAGAACAAAGTCAAATCAGATTTTGTCAAGGATCGTCGTAGGATTAAACGTGAGTATGATGAATTCAAAGTTCGTGTTAATGGTCTTCCTGATTCAATTCGACGACGTTCTGATGCTTACAATGCCCGAGAAGAGATTAAGGCTTTGAAAATGCAGAGAGAGCAAGCAGGAGATGAAGCATTATTAGAACCTATAAAGGTGCAAAAAGCAACTTGGATGGCTGATGGAACCCATTGGCCCGGCACTTGGTTACAATCGGCATCTGAACATTCTAAGGGTGATCATGCAGGAATCATACAG GTAATGTTGAAGCCGCCAAGTGATGAACCTCTTCAAGGATCTCCACCTGGTGATGAGATCCCTATTGATTATACTGAAGTTGATATTCGTCTTCCGATGCTGGTTTATGTTTCACGAGAGAAGCGTCCTGGTTATGACCACAACAAGAAGGCGGGGGCTATGAATGCACTCGTTCGTGCATCAGCAATCATGTCAAATGGACCTTTCATTCTTAACTTGGATTGTGACCACTATATCTACAACTCCCAAGCCATCCGAGAGGGCATGTGCTTCATGATGGACCGTGGTGGGGATCGTCTTTGTTACGTCCAGTTTCCTCAGAGGTTTGAAGGCATTGACCCATCTGATCGTTATGCAAACCACAACACTGTTTTCTTTGACATCAACATGCGAGCTCTTGATGGGCTTCAGGGGCCAGTTTATGTCGGTACTGGGTGTCTTTTCCGTAGGGTTGCCCTTTACGGGTTTGACCCACCTAGGTCCAAGGTACGACATGGTTTCTGTGACTGCTGCTTTCCTCGTCGCAAGAAGCACCGTGTTGCTGTTGATTCATCCTCCGAAGAAAACCATGCACTTAGAATGGGAGATTCTGACGATGAAATGGACCTTTCTTTGCTTCCCAAAAGGTTTGGTAACTCGAGCTTTCTTATTGATTCGATTCCTGTGGCGGAGTTCCAAGGACGACCTCTTGCTGATCACCCATCAATCAAGAATGGCAGACCACCTGGCGCACTAACCATCCCTCGGGACCTTCTGGACGCTTCTACAGTTGCCGAGGCCATTAGTGTCATTTCATGTTGGTATGAAGACAAAACCGAGTGGGGTGGTCGTATTGGCTGGATTTACGGATCTGTGACCGAAGATGTGGTCACAGGTTACCGGATGCATAACCGTGGTTGGCGATCAATCTATTGTGTAACAAAGAGGGATGCCTTCCGTGGGACTGCACCCATCAATCTTACAGACCGACTGCACCAAGTCCTTCGGTGGGCCACAGGCTCGGTCGAGATCTTCTTTTCTCGAAACAACGCTCTCTTAGCCAGCCATCGAATGAAGCTTCTCCAGAGAATTGCTTATCTTAACGTCGGTATTTACCCATTCACCTCCATTTTCCTTATAGTCTACTGTTTCCTTCCCGCACTTTCCCTTTTTACGGGTCAATTTATCGTCCAAACCCTTAGCATAACCTTCCTCATATACCTCCTCATCATATCTTTAACTCTTTGCTTGCTTGCACTTCTCGAGATTAAATGGTCTGGGATTAATCTCGAAGAATGGTGGAGAAACGAACAATTCTGGCTTATCGGAGGCACAAGTGCTCACCTTGCCGCTGTTCTTCAGGGTTTGCTCAAGGTCATTGCTGGTATCGAAATTTCTTTCACTTTGACATCCAAATCAGGCGGTGATGACAATGACGATGAATTCATTGATCTCTACATTGTGAAATGGACGTCTCTGATGATCCCTCCCCTTGTGATCATCATGATTAACTTGATCGCTATCGCGGTTGGTTTTAGCCGTACAATCTACAGTACGATCCCACAATGGAGTAGACTACTCGGAGGGGTGTTCTTTAGTTTCTGGGTCTTGGCTCATCTTTATCCTTTTGCTAAAGGGCTTAtgggaagaagaggaagaacacCCACCATCGTTTTCGTGTGGGCTGGTCTTATCGCCATCACAATTTCCCTTCTTTGGGTTGCAATCAAACCCCCAGGTGGCGCTCAGAATACCGACATTGGAGGGAGTTTCACTTTCCCTTGA
- the LOC130801246 gene encoding cellulose synthase-like protein D3 isoform X2, translating to MRQPQVTFARRTPSGRYVNYSRDNLSREDLDSELSSMEFMNYTVHIPPTPDNQPMDPSISQRVEEQYVSNSLFTGGFNSETRAHLMDKVTESEASHPQMAGVKGSSCQVKGCDGKVMSDGRGNDILPCECDFKICRDCYIDAVKGGEAMCPGCKEPYKQTDLDEKAVDTTGRPLPLPPSKQDKQMSVMRSNMYKRSQTGGAEFDHNRWLFETKGTYGYGNAIWPKEGGFGNDDGGGGGDPVHEPNEFLNKPWRPLTRKLKIPAAVISPYRLLVFIRLAVLGLFLAWRVKNPNSDAIWLWGMSVICEIWFAFSWVLDQLPKLSPVNRVTDLNVLKEKFELPGPNNPTGKSDLPGVDIFVSTADPEKEPPLVTANTILSILAADYPVEKLSCYVSDDGGALLTFEAMAEAASFANLWVPFCRKHDIEPRNPESYFALKRDPYKNKVKSDFVKDRRRIKREYDEFKVRVNGLPDSIRRRSDAYNAREEIKALKMQREQAGDEALLEPIKVQKATWMADGTHWPGTWLQSASEHSKGDHAGIIQVMLKPPSDEPLQGSPPGDEIPIDYTEVDIRLPMLVYVSREKRPGYDHNKKAGAMNALVRASAIMSNGPFILNLDCDHYIYNSQAIREGMCFMMDRGGDRLCYVQFPQRFEGIDPSDRYANHNTVFFDINMRALDGLQGPVYVGTGCLFRRVALYGFDPPRSKVRHGFCDCCFPRRKKHRVAVDSSSEENHALRMGDSDDEMDLSLLPKRFGNSSFLIDSIPVAEFQGRPLADHPSIKNGRPPGALTIPRDLLDASTVAEAISVISCWYEDKTEWGGRIGWIYGSVTEDVVTGYRMHNRGWRSIYCVTKRDAFRGTAPINLTDRLHQVLRWATGSVEIFFSRNNALLASHRMKLLQRIAYLNVGIYPFTSIFLIVYCFLPALSLFTGQFIVQTLSITFLIYLLIISLTLCLLALLEIKWSGINLEEWWRNEQFWLIGGTSAHLAAVLQGLLKVIAGIEISFTLTSKSGGDDNDDEFIDLYIVKWTSLMIPPLVIIMINLIAIAVGFSRTIYSTIPQWSRLLGGVFFSFWVLAHLYPFAKGLMGRRGRTPTIVFVWAGLIAITISLLWVAIKPPGGAQNTDIGGSFTFP from the exons ATGTTTCGAATTCCCTTTTTACGGGTGGTTTTAATAGTGAAACTCGTGCTCATTTGATGGATAAGGTGACGGAATCTGAGGCTAGCCATCCTCAGATGGCGGGGGTAAAAGGGTCTTCGTGTCAAGTCAAGGGTTGTGACGGGAAGGTGATGAGTGATGGAAGGGGTAATGATATTCTCCCGTGTGAATGTGACTTTAAGATTTGTCGGGATTGTTATATTGATGCTGTTAAAGGAGGTGAGGCTATGTGCCCTGGGTGTAAAGAGCCTTATAAGCAGACCGATTTGGATGAAAAGGCGGTGGATACAACCGGACGGCCTTTACCTTTACCACCCTCAAAGCAAGATAAACAGATGTCTGTTATGAGATCTAATATGTATAAGAGGAGTCAGACCGGTGGTGCGGAGTTTGATCATAATAGATGGTTGTTTGAGACTAAGGGTACCTATGGTTACGGAAATGCTATTTGGCCTAAGGAAGGAGGATTTGGAAATGacgatggtggtggtggtggtgatcCGGTTCATGAGCCAAACGAGTTTCTGAACAAGCCTTGGAGGCCTCTTACTCGCAAATTGAAGATACCGGCAGCTGTTATTAGCCCATATAG GCTTCTTGTGTTTATTCGACTGGCTGTTCTTGGACTATTTCTTGCTTGGAGGGTAAAAAATCCTAACTCCGATGCAATATGGCTGTGGGGTATGTCTGTCATTTGTGAGATTTGGTTCGCTTTCTCTTGGGTCCTTGACCAGCTCCCTAAGCTTAGCCCGGTTAATCGTGTTACCGACCTTAACGTTCTGAAAGAGAAGTTTGAATTGCCCGGACCCAACAATCCTACGGGAAAGTCTGATCTTCCTGGAGTTGATATATTTGTGTCAACGGCTGATCCAGAAAAGGAACCTCCTCTTGTGACTGCGAACACAATCCTTTCGATTCTTGCAGCTGATTACCCAGTAGAAAAGCTTTCATGCTATGTCTCTGATGATGGTGGTGCTCTTCTTACTTTTGAGGCAATGGCTGAAGCAGCAAGTTTTGCTAACTTGTGGGTCCCATTTTGCCGGAAACACGATATTGAACCCAGAAATCCCGAGTCATATTTCGCTCTGAAAAGAGATCCTTACAAGAACAAAGTCAAATCAGATTTTGTCAAGGATCGTCGTAGGATTAAACGTGAGTATGATGAATTCAAAGTTCGTGTTAATGGTCTTCCTGATTCAATTCGACGACGTTCTGATGCTTACAATGCCCGAGAAGAGATTAAGGCTTTGAAAATGCAGAGAGAGCAAGCAGGAGATGAAGCATTATTAGAACCTATAAAGGTGCAAAAAGCAACTTGGATGGCTGATGGAACCCATTGGCCCGGCACTTGGTTACAATCGGCATCTGAACATTCTAAGGGTGATCATGCAGGAATCATACAG GTAATGTTGAAGCCGCCAAGTGATGAACCTCTTCAAGGATCTCCACCTGGTGATGAGATCCCTATTGATTATACTGAAGTTGATATTCGTCTTCCGATGCTGGTTTATGTTTCACGAGAGAAGCGTCCTGGTTATGACCACAACAAGAAGGCGGGGGCTATGAATGCACTCGTTCGTGCATCAGCAATCATGTCAAATGGACCTTTCATTCTTAACTTGGATTGTGACCACTATATCTACAACTCCCAAGCCATCCGAGAGGGCATGTGCTTCATGATGGACCGTGGTGGGGATCGTCTTTGTTACGTCCAGTTTCCTCAGAGGTTTGAAGGCATTGACCCATCTGATCGTTATGCAAACCACAACACTGTTTTCTTTGACATCAACATGCGAGCTCTTGATGGGCTTCAGGGGCCAGTTTATGTCGGTACTGGGTGTCTTTTCCGTAGGGTTGCCCTTTACGGGTTTGACCCACCTAGGTCCAAGGTACGACATGGTTTCTGTGACTGCTGCTTTCCTCGTCGCAAGAAGCACCGTGTTGCTGTTGATTCATCCTCCGAAGAAAACCATGCACTTAGAATGGGAGATTCTGACGATGAAATGGACCTTTCTTTGCTTCCCAAAAGGTTTGGTAACTCGAGCTTTCTTATTGATTCGATTCCTGTGGCGGAGTTCCAAGGACGACCTCTTGCTGATCACCCATCAATCAAGAATGGCAGACCACCTGGCGCACTAACCATCCCTCGGGACCTTCTGGACGCTTCTACAGTTGCCGAGGCCATTAGTGTCATTTCATGTTGGTATGAAGACAAAACCGAGTGGGGTGGTCGTATTGGCTGGATTTACGGATCTGTGACCGAAGATGTGGTCACAGGTTACCGGATGCATAACCGTGGTTGGCGATCAATCTATTGTGTAACAAAGAGGGATGCCTTCCGTGGGACTGCACCCATCAATCTTACAGACCGACTGCACCAAGTCCTTCGGTGGGCCACAGGCTCGGTCGAGATCTTCTTTTCTCGAAACAACGCTCTCTTAGCCAGCCATCGAATGAAGCTTCTCCAGAGAATTGCTTATCTTAACGTCGGTATTTACCCATTCACCTCCATTTTCCTTATAGTCTACTGTTTCCTTCCCGCACTTTCCCTTTTTACGGGTCAATTTATCGTCCAAACCCTTAGCATAACCTTCCTCATATACCTCCTCATCATATCTTTAACTCTTTGCTTGCTTGCACTTCTCGAGATTAAATGGTCTGGGATTAATCTCGAAGAATGGTGGAGAAACGAACAATTCTGGCTTATCGGAGGCACAAGTGCTCACCTTGCCGCTGTTCTTCAGGGTTTGCTCAAGGTCATTGCTGGTATCGAAATTTCTTTCACTTTGACATCCAAATCAGGCGGTGATGACAATGACGATGAATTCATTGATCTCTACATTGTGAAATGGACGTCTCTGATGATCCCTCCCCTTGTGATCATCATGATTAACTTGATCGCTATCGCGGTTGGTTTTAGCCGTACAATCTACAGTACGATCCCACAATGGAGTAGACTACTCGGAGGGGTGTTCTTTAGTTTCTGGGTCTTGGCTCATCTTTATCCTTTTGCTAAAGGGCTTAtgggaagaagaggaagaacacCCACCATCGTTTTCGTGTGGGCTGGTCTTATCGCCATCACAATTTCCCTTCTTTGGGTTGCAATCAAACCCCCAGGTGGCGCTCAGAATACCGACATTGGAGGGAGTTTCACTTTCCCTTGA
- the LOC130801449 gene encoding probable xyloglucan endotransglucosylase/hydrolase protein 30 — MSDGSRNNNLLLCISLLSFFTVVSKAAFNRPTISFDEGYSPLFADFNIKKSDDGRTANLHLNRHAGSGFISSKYYDYGFFSSKIKLPGNYTAGVVVAFYTSNGDVWEKSHDELDIEFLGNVKGKPWRFQTNMYGNGSTNRGREERYRLWFDPTKDFHEYSILWTRNNIIFYVDNVPIREIVRNEAMGSDYPSKPMSLYATIWDASSWATDGGKYSVKYEFEPFVSEFTDFVLEGCPVDPLEQIRGTISSSDCTVKKEEIENKEYSQITPSGQWAMKWFRERYMYYSYCYDKVRYPVPPPECTIVPSEQARFKETGRLKFGSIPKRQRKRRGRARKPINNNNNDEYM; from the exons atgtcCGACGGAAGTAGAAATAATAATCTTCTCCTATGTATCTCTCTCCTATCTTTCTTTACCGTCGTCTCAAAAGCTGCGTTTAATCGCCCTACCATCTCCTTCGATGAAGGTTACTCTCCTCTTTTTGCTGATTTCAATATCAAAAAATCCGATGATGGCCGCACCGCCAACCTCCACCTCAACCGTCATGCCG GTTCAGGATTTatttcatcaaaatattatgattatggattttttagctcaaaaataaaattgccGGGGAATTACACAGCTGGAGTTGTGGTAGCTTTTTAT ACATCAAATGGTGATGTATGGGAAAAAAGCCACGATGAATTGGACATAGAATTCTTAGGAAACGTGAAAGGAAAACCATGGAGGTTCCAAACTAACATGTATGGAAATGGAAGCACCAATAGAGGAAGGGAAGAACGATATAGACTATGGTTTGATCCAACCAAAGATTTTCATGAATATAGCATTCTTTGGACTCGCAATAACATTAT ATTCTACGTAGACAACGTCCCAATCAGAGAAATAGTCCGTAATGAAGCAATGGGATCAGACTACCCATCTAAGCCCATGTCTCTTTACGCCACCATATGGGACGCCTCAAGTTGGGCCACTGATGGTGGCAAATATAGCGTCAAATACGAGTTCGAACCCTTTGTGTCCGAGTTTACTGACTTTGTGCTCGAGGGTTGTCCAGTAGATCCCCTCGAGCAAATCCGTGGCACAATCTCCTCTTCTGACTGCACAGTCAAGAAAGAGGAGATCGAAAACAAGGAGTATTCCCAAATTACCCCTTCGGGCCAGTGGGCCATGAAGTGGTTTAGGGAGAGGTACATGTACTACTCGTATTGTTACGACAAGGTTCGCTACCCGGTCCCACCACCGGAGTGCACAATCGTCCCATCCGAGCAGGCGAGGTTTAAAGAGACGGGTCGGCTCAAATTCGGTTCTATTCCTAAAAGGCAAAGGAAGAGGAGAGGCCGTGCAAGGAAGcctatcaataataataataatgatgaatatATGTGA
- the LOC130801250 gene encoding putative nucleobase-ascorbate transporter 10 has translation MSAGGNAGGNAGGGSNNTNTIRIEEVKPHPVMETLSGVAFCINSNPPLLESIILALQHSFLALGSMTIISSLLVPQMGGSNHDKTKVIQSMMFVSAINTLIQTLVGTRLPIVVGASHAFVIPITSAVLSMRSSCCDLPQSSQQNFEKTMAGIQGTLLVTSVVQVILGFSGIWRLFVRFLSPLSMVPLITFTGIGLFSLGFPMLADCVEIGLPQLIIMLIFSQYVSSFVKTNRLIFDRYALIFSTAIVWIYALILTSSGVYNHKPLTTQLNCRTDYAGLIQEAAWVYLPRPFQWGKPTVNMRKATPMVFAGLVALVESTGTFIAAARYASATPVPPSVISRGSFWLGVGTLLNGVFGAVAGPTASVESAGLLGLTRVGSRRVIQISAGFMLFFSIFGKFTAFFASVPFPIVAASYCILYGYVSSAGLNHLQFCNLNSFRTLFILGFSSFMAISVPQHFRDYLLRSNSSPLHTSSKWFNECVGIMLVSSPVVAVLIGIVLDSTMNSEEEDSRNDSGKKWWQRFIQFTKDIRNAEFYSLPFKLGNFFPSL, from the exons atgtctgCAGGTGGAAATGCAGGTGGAAATGCAGGTGGTGGAAGTAACAATACAAACACTATAAGGATCGAAGAGGTAAAACCGCATCCAGTCATGGAAACGCTCTCTGGGGTGGCGTTTTGCATCAACAGCAATCCTCCTTTGT TGGAATCAATCATATTAGCATTACAACACTCTTTCTTGGCCCTCGGGAGTATGACTATTATCTCATCCTTGCTCGTTCCTCAAATGGGCGGCTCCAAT CACGACAAGACGAAGGTGATACAAAGCATGATGTTTGTTTCAGCAATCAACACATTGATTCAAACATTAGTAGGGACTCGTCTTCCTATTGTTGTGGGTGCTTCTCATGCATTCGTTATCCCAATCACTAGTGCTGTTTTGTCCATGAGATCATCATGTTGTGATTTACCCCAGTCTTCTCAACAG AACTTTGAGAAGACAATGGCAGGAATTCAAGGGACTTTGTTAGTTACATCTGTTGTCcaagttatccttggtttttCTGGGATTTGGAGACTTTTTGTAAG GTTCTTAAGCCCTCTTTCAATGGTACCACTCATAACATTTACGGGAATTGGACTCTTTTCTCTTGGTTTTCCTATG CTAGCAGATTGTGTAGAAATTGGACTCCCTCAGTTAATTATAATGCTTATATTTTCTCAG TATGTATCCAGTTTTGTGAAGACAAACAGGCTGATATTTGATCGATACGCACTCATTTTTTCGACAGCAATTGTTTGGATTTACGCCTTAATCCTTACTTCAAGCGGTGTTTATAACCATAAACCTCTAACGACTCAGCTAAACTGCCGGACAGACTATGCAGGACTCATACAAGAAGCTGCATG GGTGTACTTACCAAGACCGTTTCAATGGGGAAAGCCCACCGTTAACATGAGGAAAGCTACTCCGATGGTATTTGCTGGACTTGTTGCACTTGTCGAG AGCACAGGCACATTCATTGCAGCTGCACGATATGCAAGTGCTACGCCTGTGCCTCCATCAGTAATCAGCCGCGGCAGTTTTTGGCTG GGTGTTGGGACATTGTTAAACGGAGTATTTGGCGCTGTTGCTGGCCCGACTGCCTCAGT AGAAAGTGCTGGTCTGCTTGGATTAACCAGAGTTGGAAGTAGAAGAGTTATTCAGATATCAGCtggttttatgttatttttttcaatttttg GGAAATTCACAGCCTTTTTTGCTTCCGTGCCATTCCCAATTGTGGCAGCTTCCTATTGCATTCTCTATGGCTATGTCT CCTCTGCAGGTTTAAATCACCTTCAATTCTGCAACTTAAACAGTTTCAGAACATTGTTTATATTAGGCTTCTCTTCTTTCATGGCGATCTCGGTCCCACAACACTTTCGGGATTATCTACTAAGATCAAATTCAAGCCCCCTTCACACTAGCTCCAAATGG TTCAATGAATGTGTCGGGATTATGCTCGTATCGTCACCAGTAGTAGCAGTACTGATCGGAATAGTGTTGGATAGCACTATGAACAGCGAGGAAGAGGATTCGAGGAATGACAGTGGGAAAAAATGGTGGCAGAGATTTATACAGTTTACAAAGGATATAAGGAATGCTGAGTTTTACTCTTTGCCTTTTAAGCTTGGCAATTTTTTCCCTTCtttatag